In Stieleria varia, one genomic interval encodes:
- a CDS encoding gamma-glutamyl-gamma-aminobutyrate hydrolase family protein gives MSKPIIGINCDYKPVARNTPAFAYLAAGYFQSIYNAGGIPLVVPPMDDPESIKQALDHVNGFVMIGGGDLDPRNDGFMLHPSVRPMDPKRETSDRLLIAEIAERRMPILGIGCGMQLLNIQEGGNLFLHIKEDLPNAVPHMDPHDPNHRHTLEVESDSLVGRVFGDGEIRVSSRHHMAIDEVAPGFRVTARCPDGVIEAIESEMMDWFAIGTQFHPECAAASALDMRIFEEFVDGVRLHAEQDLRLVA, from the coding sequence ATGAGCAAACCGATCATCGGAATCAATTGCGATTACAAGCCCGTTGCACGCAACACTCCAGCATTTGCGTATCTGGCCGCCGGTTACTTTCAGTCCATCTACAACGCAGGAGGCATTCCGTTGGTCGTCCCACCGATGGACGACCCTGAGTCGATCAAACAAGCGTTGGATCATGTCAACGGTTTCGTCATGATCGGCGGCGGTGACCTGGATCCACGAAACGACGGATTCATGCTGCACCCAAGTGTTCGTCCGATGGACCCCAAACGCGAAACAAGCGACCGCCTGCTGATCGCCGAGATCGCCGAGCGACGTATGCCGATCCTGGGAATCGGCTGCGGAATGCAATTGCTGAACATCCAAGAGGGCGGCAACCTTTTCTTGCACATCAAGGAAGACCTGCCCAACGCCGTGCCACACATGGACCCCCATGACCCCAACCATCGCCACACCCTCGAAGTCGAAAGCGACTCGCTGGTCGGTCGCGTTTTCGGCGATGGCGAAATCCGTGTCAGCAGTCGTCACCACATGGCGATCGACGAAGTCGCTCCGGGTTTCCGCGTTACCGCACGCTGCCCCGATGGTGTGATCGAAGCCATCGAGAGCGAAATGATGGACTGGTTCGCGATCGGCACCCAATTCCATCCCGAATGCGCCGCCGCCTCGGCTCTCGACATGCGGATCTTTGAAGAATTCGTCGACGGTGTTCGGCTCCACGCCGAACAAGACCTGCGACTGGTCGCCTGA
- a CDS encoding 3-oxoacyl-ACP synthase III, translating into MRFENVVLAAIGAELPAETWSSDEIERRLQPLYQRLKLPEGRLELMSGIAERRVWQPGTVPSGPSIRCVDRAIDALGIQRREIGCLIHASVCRDFLEPATASRVHHGAGLSQDCWVYDVSNACLGLINGAVQIASLIQAGVIRAGVVVGTENSRPLLESTIHSLNTDPSITRRNVKGAFASLTIGSGSCAWLLTHRDLAPAATSLNAAIAEANTRFHDLCVSDSDSAGAGMQPLMDTDSEKLMAEGIATGVAGFEKLIRESGWQRPEIDRSICHQVGVRHRSAMLAAMGLPEDRDSVSYPQLGNTGSVALPLTVARAAAAGELMCDQRVAMLGIGSGINSVMLSATWGRTLVVGNVDEIVPSSALNVENACD; encoded by the coding sequence TTGAGATTTGAAAACGTAGTCTTGGCCGCCATCGGTGCGGAGTTGCCCGCAGAGACTTGGTCTAGCGATGAGATCGAACGTCGCTTGCAGCCGCTGTATCAACGATTGAAATTGCCCGAGGGGCGTTTGGAATTGATGAGCGGGATTGCAGAGCGACGCGTTTGGCAACCGGGGACGGTGCCCAGCGGTCCGAGCATTCGTTGTGTCGACCGCGCGATCGATGCGTTGGGGATACAACGTCGTGAGATCGGATGCTTGATTCACGCCAGCGTGTGTCGGGATTTCTTGGAGCCTGCGACGGCCTCTCGTGTGCACCACGGCGCGGGGCTTTCGCAGGACTGTTGGGTGTACGACGTCTCCAACGCTTGTTTGGGGTTGATCAACGGTGCGGTGCAGATTGCGAGTTTGATCCAAGCCGGTGTGATTCGCGCGGGCGTGGTCGTGGGCACGGAGAACAGCCGTCCGCTGCTGGAGTCAACGATTCACTCACTCAATACCGATCCGTCGATCACACGCCGAAATGTCAAAGGGGCCTTTGCCTCGCTGACCATTGGTTCGGGATCGTGCGCGTGGCTGTTGACCCATCGGGATCTCGCTCCCGCGGCGACGTCACTGAATGCCGCGATCGCGGAAGCCAACACCCGTTTTCATGACTTGTGCGTCAGTGACAGTGACTCGGCGGGCGCCGGGATGCAGCCTTTGATGGACACGGATTCAGAGAAATTGATGGCCGAAGGGATCGCGACCGGGGTCGCGGGATTCGAAAAATTGATCCGGGAATCGGGCTGGCAGCGACCGGAGATTGACCGGTCCATTTGTCACCAGGTGGGGGTACGCCATCGCTCGGCAATGCTTGCTGCGATGGGTTTGCCGGAGGATCGGGACAGCGTTTCGTACCCACAATTGGGCAACACCGGTTCGGTAGCGCTGCCGCTGACGGTTGCACGGGCGGCCGCCGCTGGCGAGCTGATGTGTGACCAGCGAGTGGCGATGTTGGGGATCGGTTCGGGGATCAACAGCGTGATGCTATCCGCTACATGGGGGAGGACCCTCGTCGTCGGCAATGTCGACGAAATCGTTCCATCTTCCGCTCTCAACGTCGAAAACGCTTGCGATTGA